A window of Citrus sinensis cultivar Valencia sweet orange chromosome 7, DVS_A1.0, whole genome shotgun sequence contains these coding sequences:
- the LOC127898828 gene encoding G-type lectin S-receptor-like serine/threonine-protein kinase At1g11410 has product MKLIAFTDTDWASDLDGRKSIAEDLVLFELGTVQKADNMEIAETNKHGKGISGQGLQELKNEASVIAKVRHKHLVRLLGCCIDRDEKILVCEYMPNKSLDFFIFGL; this is encoded by the exons ATGAAGCTTATTGCTTTCACTGATACTGATTGGGCTTCTGATTTAGATGGTAGGAAATCTATTG CTGAGGATTTGGTGCTATTTGAGTTGGGGACGGTCCAAAAAGCTGATAATATGGAGATTGCTGAAACAAATAAGCATGGAAAAG GAATATCTGGTCAAGGATTGCaagagttgaaaaatgaagCTTCGGTCATAGCAAAGGTTCGGCACAAGCATCTTGTTAGGCTTCTGGGTTGCTGCATTGATAGAGACGAAAAGATACTGGTCTGCGAGTACATGCCTAATAAAAGCTTGGACTTCTTCATCTTTGGTTTGTAA